The Cupriavidus necator DNA window TTCAATGGGTCATACGGCAACCGTTCATACAGCGAGGGATTGATTGCAAGGTTGCTGGTCTGCCCCATGACGATGGTGTAGCCATCGGCCGGCGCCTTGGCTGCCGCGTCCACCCCGAGGTTGCCACCGGACCCTGGCTTGTTCTCCACCACAAAGACCCAGCCGGTCGACTTGGCCACCGTATTGGTCACCTCGCGCGCAATGATGTCCGTGCCCCCGCCGGCGGGAAAAGGCACGATGACGCGGATGGGCTTGGTGGGGTATTGCGGCGCGGCCTGGGTAGTGGCGGACGCCAGAACCAGACCTGCGGCGAGCATGAATATGCAGCGACGGGAAATTGCCTTCATTACAGTCTCCGAATCTCGGTTTCGTTGTGCTTCGGATTGTGGTCGACCGTTTCACGGCATACAATGCTGTTTCATACCGTGCACCGCGTTTCGTTCTATGAATGCGAATAGTGATCCAAGGGGCGCCTCAAAAGGCGACGATGGCGCTGGGGGCGTCATAGCGGTCACCCGCGCCCTGCGCGTACTCGAGGCGTTCGGGGTGAACGACCCCCAGCTCTCACTTGCCGAACTGAGCCGGCGGACCGGCATCCACAAGACCACCGTGCTGCGGCTGGCGCGCACGCTGGCGGCGGACAACTATCTGGTGCAGAAGGAAGACGGCAACTGGCGGCTCGGCCGCGCAGCCGGGTGGCTGGGCGCGTGCTACCAGGCCACCTTCAACGTTCAGGAAGTGGTGGAGCCGGTGCTGCGGGAGCTGACGATCAAGACCGGCGAAAGCGCTTCGTTCTACGTCCGGGAGGGACAACAGCGAACCTGCCTCGTCCGGGTCGAAGGACCGCAGGCCATCCGGCATCACGTCAGGATCGGGGCGGCCCTGCCGCTGGACAGCGGTTCGCCAGGCCGCGTCATCCTGGCGTTCTCAGGTGAGCCGGGCGAGCTTTATGAAATGATCCGCCGCCGTGGATTTCATCTGTCGCTCGGCGAGCGCGAGGCCGAAGTCTCGAGCGTGTCGGCACCGGTTTTCGGATTGCACTGGCGGCTGCTAGGCTCCATGTGCATTTCGGGACCGACCGCCCGGCTAAGCGAAGAGCGTTTGCTGGAGCTGGCACAGACAGTCGTCGACGCGGCGAACAAGCTTTCGTATGCCATGGCAGGAAGCCAACGGCCTGCGATGCAAATTGAAAGGCCGTCGACCTGGCACCCTTGAGATTGCAGATGTGGGGCAAGGAGAGCCGATAGAAATCTTAGATGACCTCTGTCAGTCGCGAGCCGGGCGTCGGTTTTCGACTGCGGATTCAACCGGTCGATTCAGCGTCTCGGCAATGCAGGTGCCGAACGACGCTATATGGCTGCGGCCGTTGCGATGCTCCATCGTTGGCATTTCAACTGGCTCAAGGGTGCGGAAATCCTGGATCGGGGAGGAAGGCGGGATAGGGTCCGATAACGCTGCCTTATCGTGTCGTCAGCGAAATACTAGCGCGATGGCACGCCGGGGCATCGTTGATCCAGAATTGCAGCGGCTGCGAAAAGATGTAGTTGCCGAGCCAAATTGCGAATCGGTATGTGCCAGACAGCGTGAAAGCTGCAGTTGACTGGCAGAACGCACCCACCACTTTCGAACGTTTTATGCAAATCGTCGTTTGCTGAAAGCAGAGCTAGACGTCGTCAGCGGGAACCGCATGACCTTGATCCCGCAAGGCCTTCGTCCAGCGCTTAATGCGTGCACGCAGTCGTCCCTGTGCAGCCCTGTCTATCGGCATGTCGTCGACGCGGCTGATCGCTGTACGCGGCAAGACATAGCCAAGCTGTATCAGGGCCATACAGAAGACTCGGTCCTTGTCGCGATCCGCTGCCGCCTTCGCCATAAAGAGGTCAACAAGGTCAAGGCAATAGCCGACCCGCCCATTCGTGCCCACCGTCTGAATGCGCTGCAAGCGGTTTTCCCAGCCGGTCGGAAGACATGCTGTCTCTGGCCCGACGCCCTGCGCGTAGTAACCATACGTCTCGTGAAAGCGCGAGCCTTCGCCAATCGCCGCGTCGATCGCATCCGCCTTGTGGGTAGCATTGAGCGGGTAGATGTCAGCCTCCGCGGACATCGTGAAAACCGCCGGGGGATTAGGGATCGGCCCCAGGATGGATTGGCTGCCAACGACAACGAACTCATATTCGTTCGTGATGTCGGCAGCAGCCCGAATGATGTGTTCCAGATCTTCCCGCTTCATTCCTGGTCCCCGAGGACAACGCCTTTTTTCAACGCCTGAACCTGTGCTAGCACTTCCTGCCGAATGGCATCTGGTAAAAGCGTGGGCAGGGGAGACGCTTGGCGCAGCTCTTGAGCACGCCGAGTTCGGCCAAGCGCTTTGCGCCACGACTGGTTCGCAAGAATCGTTTCCCACTCGGACCAGAGTGAATCAGACCGTGAGTCTCCCTGCGCGCGCCATCGCCTGAGGACTTCTCGGGCCCGGTCCAGTAGCGCTGGGTTATCCTGAATCAGGCGGATTGCTTCCTTGTGCAGCGCCATGCTCTGCAAGTCCTGAGCCTCATGGCGGCTTGGATCAGTCCTTACCCGAACCTGAACCTGCGGAATGGCGCGCTTGGATGAGGCGGCCGCAGAGTTCGCCGGCGCCGGTTGAAAAGTATCGCTGACTAACAGGGCAAGGTCACCGGCAACCCCCAGCACGGACATAACACGCAGATATGTGCCCATGGTTGGCGCGGGGTCGCCTGCCTCAACGGCAGCGAGGGTCGTCCGCGAGATGCCGACGCGCTTGGCCATCTCAACCGTGCCAAAGCCCTGAGCCTTCCGCAGGCGTTTGATGCGGTCGCCGAGTTGCAGGAGCAAATGGCGCTCGAGAACCGAGGTGGTATCGGTAAAGGCTGGCATATGTCCAGTATTTTAGACAAAATTCACAGGTTTGACTAGTTTACTGAACAGATTTTACGTTGGGCAGCGTGTTGCGTCGGATCCACCTGGACGTATCTCAGTCGACCGCAGAGTTCCTGCGCCACACCCCTGTTATAGGTGGGCTTGCAGCCGACGCGCGTCTCTCTGGCGCCGCCAGTAGGCAGTGCCTATGGGGCCACGAATAAACTTGTGCAAACCAACCGTCCGTTTGCATGCAGGCGATATTGGACACGGCAACTCTTGCGCCCGCCGGATAGTTGGCGGCAACACGATCGACACCTCACAGTGGCCGACCCCGGACGATGGGGCGCTTGAGGGCAATAGGCGTGCCCTATCCTTTGCGAGGAAGCTCGCAGTGGAGCTATACCTTAGCGGCGCTACCTGGTGGCCATCAAAGCGGCGTTCGCCACACTGAGGCAATAGCGTTAGCAAGCATCAACGCCCAACAAGAAAGCCGGGCGGCGGACTAAGTTGGCTGGCTGACATGTGTTCGGTATTTCGACGCGGCGAATGATCCGATAGTGCGGACCAGGATGCACCATGGCCTAGTTGTTGGCCCCGGTTTCCCGGCGCATAGCAAGGTCGGGTGCCGTACCGGACCAGCCGGCTCTAACGGACGAAAAATCTGCGGACCGCCTCGGCCGGAAGCGTCATGCCGGTGACCTTCGCCTTCCGCAGGATTTCCCAGAAATAGCGGTAGGTGGCGCGGTCATGCAGTTCGCCCTTGTACTGGATCGGCCCCCAATCCGCGTCCTGCGCCGCCGACAGGATGCCGGCCGCGTCTTCGACTTCGGCAAGGTCGGGACGCATGGCGTTCACGATTGGC harbors:
- a CDS encoding DUF6036 family nucleotidyltransferase yields the protein MKREDLEHIIRAAADITNEYEFVVVGSQSILGPIPNPPAVFTMSAEADIYPLNATHKADAIDAAIGEGSRFHETYGYYAQGVGPETACLPTGWENRLQRIQTVGTNGRVGYCLDLVDLFMAKAAADRDKDRVFCMALIQLGYVLPRTAISRVDDMPIDRAAQGRLRARIKRWTKALRDQGHAVPADDV
- a CDS encoding IclR family transcriptional regulator — protein: MNANSDPRGASKGDDGAGGVIAVTRALRVLEAFGVNDPQLSLAELSRRTGIHKTTVLRLARTLAADNYLVQKEDGNWRLGRAAGWLGACYQATFNVQEVVEPVLRELTIKTGESASFYVREGQQRTCLVRVEGPQAIRHHVRIGAALPLDSGSPGRVILAFSGEPGELYEMIRRRGFHLSLGEREAEVSSVSAPVFGLHWRLLGSMCISGPTARLSEERLLELAQTVVDAANKLSYAMAGSQRPAMQIERPSTWHP
- a CDS encoding helix-turn-helix transcriptional regulator encodes the protein MPAFTDTTSVLERHLLLQLGDRIKRLRKAQGFGTVEMAKRVGISRTTLAAVEAGDPAPTMGTYLRVMSVLGVAGDLALLVSDTFQPAPANSAAASSKRAIPQVQVRVRTDPSRHEAQDLQSMALHKEAIRLIQDNPALLDRAREVLRRWRAQGDSRSDSLWSEWETILANQSWRKALGRTRRAQELRQASPLPTLLPDAIRQEVLAQVQALKKGVVLGDQE